A part of Mesoplodon densirostris isolate mMesDen1 chromosome 10, mMesDen1 primary haplotype, whole genome shotgun sequence genomic DNA contains:
- the LOC132497693 gene encoding LOW QUALITY PROTEIN: small ribosomal subunit protein uS14-like (The sequence of the model RefSeq protein was modified relative to this genomic sequence to represent the inferred CDS: substituted 2 bases at 2 genomic stop codons), with amino-acid sequence MGHQQLXXNHPRKSGQGSCSCCICSNLHSLIQKYSLNMYHQCFQQYTKDIGFIKLD; translated from the coding sequence ATGGGTCACCAGCAGCTCTAATGAAACCATCCAAGAAAATCAGGCCAGGGTTCTTGCTCTTGCTGCATCTGCTCAAACCTGCACAGTCTGATCCAAAAGTACAGCCTCAATATGTACCACCAGTGTTTCCAACAGTACACGAAGGATATAGGCTTCATTAAGTTGGACTAA